Proteins from a genomic interval of Oceanispirochaeta crateris:
- a CDS encoding MBL fold metallo-hydrolase produces MKADSTRFAILGSGSAANGYVFESGNFSFIIDNGYSLSEFRRRMKQLDFSESKLTFIFLTHHHSDHFKGVEPLSSALGIPVVTHKDMPLEKYCKKEGLHRLDIIPGKEYSFDSLQFRCFETSHDAASSVGYHFTLNNLSFTIITDTGIVSDEMMFLAAKSDYLFLESNYSPELLHNGPYPDFLKRRILSDKGHLSNLDAAVCMSRLSEMENLRLKKIFLCHLSEKNNNVEKVKEEVSRIYEGAIPYAICPRNDCLSQKTLIRSD; encoded by the coding sequence TTGAAGGCTGATTCCACACGCTTTGCAATTTTAGGGAGTGGTTCGGCAGCCAATGGCTATGTTTTTGAGTCGGGCAACTTTTCTTTTATCATTGATAATGGATATTCTTTATCGGAATTCCGGCGTCGGATGAAACAGCTTGACTTCAGCGAATCCAAACTGACTTTTATTTTTCTTACACATCATCACAGTGATCATTTTAAGGGGGTAGAGCCTCTTTCTTCCGCACTGGGTATTCCCGTGGTAACCCATAAAGACATGCCTCTGGAAAAATACTGCAAAAAAGAAGGACTTCATCGACTCGATATAATTCCCGGCAAAGAATATAGCTTTGATTCTCTGCAATTTCGCTGTTTTGAAACTTCCCATGATGCAGCTTCTTCCGTAGGTTATCATTTTACATTGAACAATCTGAGCTTTACAATTATAACCGATACGGGGATTGTCAGTGACGAAATGATGTTTCTTGCAGCCAAATCGGATTACCTGTTTCTGGAATCTAACTATTCTCCAGAACTTCTCCATAACGGTCCTTATCCTGATTTCTTGAAACGCAGAATCCTCTCAGACAAGGGACATCTTTCCAATCTTGATGCTGCTGTTTGCATGAGCCGTCTGTCAGAAATGGAGAATCTTAGGCTTAAAAAGATATTTCTCTGTCATTTATCCGAAAAAAATAATAATGTGGAAAAAGTAAAAGAAGAAGTCTCGCGGATTTACGAAGGGGCAATTCCCTATGCTATCTGCCCCAGGAATGACTGTCTCAGTCAGAAAACACTCATTCGCTCAGACTGA
- a CDS encoding arsenate reductase family protein: protein MNIQIIGKKKCQDTRKAERFFKERGHKYFTLDLNEKALSPGELRNILAKVSSDDLVDKDSKLYKQKFSFMDFDPEEELLAHPDLIKTPIIRCDGKVCVGYKPETWKTWIEG, encoded by the coding sequence TTGAATATACAGATCATTGGTAAAAAGAAATGCCAGGATACCAGAAAAGCCGAGCGTTTTTTCAAAGAGAGAGGTCATAAATATTTTACACTTGATTTGAATGAGAAAGCACTAAGCCCGGGAGAGTTGAGAAACATTCTAGCAAAGGTTTCCTCCGATGATCTGGTCGATAAAGACTCAAAATTGTATAAACAAAAATTTTCCTTTATGGATTTTGATCCGGAGGAAGAACTCTTGGCCCATCCCGACTTGATCAAAACACCAATCATACGTTGCGATGGTAAGGTTTGTGTCGGATATAAACCGGAGACATGGAAGACCTGGATTGAAGGCTGA
- a CDS encoding glycoside hydrolase family 18 protein: MNFFKPIIPIFFLISQILLIPSVQGQSSVKLETYLPSYRMKQLFPQDFSGRTAWYRMHPFARGIDFSKSQTLPANYNFSRGEFILNHFDEVYFFSLQIPPNGDPFIPVDMVDQLTYLKRFSTLKNANLNLCISGSSSDFIPMLRDETKKDLFLRELSNLLDEYQLQGIDLDWEFPGNDQEKEFYMDFLTDLRDLSETKQKSLSIAVSRFRSLPDEAYQLPDKIHLMTYDFYGRHSTLESTREALEYMIARYDIPPEKLWMGIPYYGRIFDGYSPDYWKKSQSYKEIVRQNSLLAHEDEAQGYYFNGADTVSKKTELGKELGLGGFFVWEIGQDSLSEKSLTLTLFESLQ, translated from the coding sequence ATGAATTTTTTCAAACCTATTATACCCATTTTTTTTCTCATTTCCCAAATTTTACTGATTCCGTCTGTACAAGGCCAATCATCTGTAAAACTGGAAACCTATCTTCCTTCCTATAGAATGAAGCAATTATTCCCTCAGGATTTTTCCGGCAGAACCGCCTGGTATCGAATGCATCCTTTTGCCAGGGGAATAGATTTCAGTAAATCCCAGACACTTCCGGCCAATTATAATTTCAGCAGAGGGGAATTCATTTTAAATCATTTTGATGAGGTCTACTTCTTTTCTCTTCAGATTCCCCCCAATGGAGATCCCTTTATCCCGGTTGATATGGTTGATCAATTAACCTATTTGAAGCGTTTTTCAACTTTAAAGAATGCAAATCTGAATCTCTGTATTAGCGGGTCTTCCAGTGATTTTATTCCTATGCTGAGGGATGAAACCAAGAAGGATCTCTTTCTGAGGGAACTCTCAAATTTATTGGACGAATACCAACTGCAGGGCATAGATCTGGATTGGGAGTTTCCTGGAAATGATCAGGAAAAAGAATTCTATATGGATTTCTTAACTGATTTAAGAGATTTATCTGAAACGAAGCAGAAATCGCTTTCCATAGCCGTCAGCAGATTCCGTTCACTCCCCGATGAGGCCTATCAGCTGCCCGATAAGATCCATTTAATGACCTATGATTTTTATGGCCGCCATTCAACCTTGGAAAGTACCAGAGAAGCCCTTGAATACATGATCGCTCGGTATGACATCCCTCCTGAGAAACTATGGATGGGGATTCCCTATTATGGGAGAATTTTTGACGGTTACTCTCCCGACTATTGGAAAAAATCCCAATCCTACAAGGAGATTGTCAGACAGAATTCTCTATTAGCTCATGAAGATGAAGCTCAGGGATACTATTTTAATGGAGCGGATACTGTAAGCAAAAAAACTGAGCTGGGAAAGGAGCTTGGTCTCGGCGGATTCTTTGTCTGGGAAATCGGCCAGGATAGTTTGAGTGAAAAATCTCTAACCCTTACCCTCTTCGAATCTCTTCAATAG
- a CDS encoding acetate kinase yields the protein MVILTLNCGSSSAKFQVYDWDKKEVLGVGIVERIGQEMSNIEHKPLNKNEFEESGPCHDHKVAIEWIIKTILNKDHGCIEKIDEIKAVGHRVLHGGEIVKQSTVVDEEVLKVFESLNHLGPLHNPANIQGIRAAMAVLPEVPHCAVMDTAWHQTMPAHAFMYALPYDWYTKYNVRRYGFHGTSYLYTAKRASVLLGKDPAKTNVIICHIGNGASMCAVKDGKCYDTSMGMTPLEGLIMGSRCGDIDPAIVPYIMKETGMSGAEMDTAMNKKSGILGITEKFVDRRDIQTGCDNGDERCILAMEMETYRIKKYIGSYYAALGHVDAIVFTAGVGEMNPNYREKSVGGLESMGIKLDDSKNKASSTRNCETCISADDSEVKVFVIPTDEELVMTEDTYALMNGTYDIHTNYTYYFQSKEYKNKARERALPANLKKNPALKDIMV from the coding sequence ATGGTTATTTTAACACTGAACTGCGGAAGTTCTTCTGCAAAATTTCAGGTTTATGATTGGGACAAAAAAGAAGTATTGGGTGTTGGTATTGTTGAAAGAATTGGTCAGGAAATGTCAAACATTGAACACAAACCCCTCAATAAAAATGAGTTTGAAGAGAGTGGACCCTGTCATGATCACAAAGTAGCCATTGAATGGATTATCAAAACCATTCTCAATAAAGATCATGGTTGTATTGAAAAAATAGATGAAATTAAAGCCGTTGGACATAGAGTTCTCCATGGTGGAGAAATCGTTAAACAGTCCACTGTTGTAGATGAAGAAGTCTTAAAAGTATTTGAATCTCTGAACCACCTTGGTCCTTTACACAACCCCGCGAACATTCAAGGAATTAGAGCAGCCATGGCCGTTCTTCCAGAAGTTCCTCACTGTGCTGTTATGGACACAGCATGGCATCAAACAATGCCTGCACACGCCTTCATGTATGCCCTGCCCTACGACTGGTATACGAAATACAATGTGCGTCGTTATGGTTTTCACGGAACGTCTTATCTTTATACTGCCAAAAGAGCTTCTGTCCTCCTCGGAAAAGACCCTGCCAAAACCAATGTTATCATCTGCCATATTGGTAATGGAGCCTCTATGTGCGCCGTAAAGGATGGTAAATGTTACGATACCTCCATGGGAATGACTCCCCTCGAAGGGCTGATCATGGGATCACGTTGCGGTGATATAGATCCTGCCATCGTCCCTTACATCATGAAAGAAACAGGAATGAGCGGAGCAGAAATGGATACTGCCATGAACAAAAAAAGCGGTATTTTGGGTATTACTGAAAAGTTTGTTGACCGTCGCGATATTCAGACTGGATGTGATAATGGTGATGAGAGATGTATCCTGGCCATGGAAATGGAAACATATAGAATCAAAAAATACATTGGTTCCTACTATGCGGCCCTTGGCCATGTAGACGCCATTGTCTTCACTGCCGGTGTTGGTGAAATGAATCCCAACTACAGAGAAAAATCTGTAGGTGGTCTGGAAAGTATGGGAATTAAGCTGGATGACAGTAAAAACAAAGCGTCCTCAACACGGAACTGTGAAACCTGTATCTCTGCAGACGATTCTGAGGTAAAAGTTTTTGTTATTCCCACCGACGAAGAGCTGGTAATGACCGAAGACACCTATGCGCTTATGAATGGAACTTACGACATTCACACAAACTATACCTACTACTTCCAGAGCAAAGAATACAAAAACAAGGCGAGAGAAAGAGCACTTCCAGCCAATCTGAAAAAAAATCCCGCTTTAAAAGATATTATGGTCTGA
- a CDS encoding alpha/beta fold hydrolase, producing the protein MIQDNPKETESQSFSFQGDGSNIIHGRKWLPTQQKIRAVLIINHGMAEHIDRYDSFAVFLASQGIAVYGEDHRGHGKTAGSKENLGYFADEKGWMKVIGDIRALYLLVIEEQKEVPVLMLGHSMGSFLTRHYLSLYGSEIHAAIISGTGDQPSIVLSLASLISNLEAALKGKRHRSQLMDKLSFGSNNKKFKTESSHGFEWLSRDAEKTRQYVEDPYCGFVCTCGFYSDLTTGLKIIGRQRCYDSTPNLLPLLFYSGKDDPVGNFGKGVERVASSYRKSGNQDVTVVLKDKMRHECLNELERDDCYKDIFSWIDSQLKS; encoded by the coding sequence GTGATACAGGACAATCCAAAGGAAACCGAGTCCCAGTCTTTTTCATTCCAAGGGGATGGATCAAACATTATTCATGGCCGAAAATGGCTGCCGACTCAACAAAAAATTAGAGCAGTTCTCATTATCAATCATGGAATGGCAGAGCATATTGACCGCTATGATTCTTTCGCCGTCTTTTTGGCCTCTCAGGGTATTGCTGTTTATGGTGAGGATCATCGAGGTCATGGAAAAACCGCAGGTTCTAAAGAAAATTTAGGATACTTTGCAGATGAAAAGGGTTGGATGAAGGTGATCGGTGATATCCGTGCACTTTATCTTCTTGTCATTGAAGAGCAAAAAGAGGTTCCAGTTTTGATGCTTGGTCACAGTATGGGTTCTTTTTTGACCAGACACTATCTGAGTCTTTATGGTTCAGAAATCCATGCCGCTATCATCTCTGGAACGGGTGATCAGCCGTCCATTGTATTATCATTAGCGTCTCTTATTTCCAATTTGGAAGCGGCATTGAAAGGAAAGCGCCATAGAAGCCAATTGATGGATAAGCTCAGTTTTGGATCCAATAACAAAAAGTTCAAAACTGAAAGTTCCCATGGATTTGAGTGGCTCTCACGGGATGCGGAAAAGACTCGTCAGTATGTAGAAGATCCCTATTGTGGATTTGTGTGTACCTGCGGGTTCTATTCTGATCTTACCACTGGTTTGAAAATCATAGGCAGGCAACGCTGTTATGATTCGACACCAAATCTATTACCACTTTTATTCTATTCTGGAAAGGATGATCCTGTCGGGAATTTTGGTAAGGGTGTGGAAAGGGTCGCCTCTTCTTATAGAAAATCTGGAAATCAAGATGTAACAGTGGTCCTCAAAGATAAAATGAGACATGAATGTCTCAATGAACTGGAAAGAGATGACTGTTATAAAGACATATTCAGTTGGATTGATTCCCAATTGAAAAGCTGA
- a CDS encoding DJ-1 family glyoxalase III has translation MTKVAIILADGLEEIEAITPIDFLRRTGIQVVTVGLDKSVIQGAHGVSLMADVELDQFPEDADAVIIPGGMPGSAHIAANDHVVNLIRGFHKEGKLVAALCAAPALVLGGAGILEKSRYTCYPGFQDKAGPYGDYSTDRVVCDKNIITGCGVGGAAEFSAEVIAYLSSREKADEVMKSTLQAGY, from the coding sequence ATGACAAAGGTCGCCATAATCTTGGCAGATGGTCTGGAAGAAATAGAAGCCATAACACCGATTGACTTTCTCAGGAGGACGGGCATTCAGGTTGTCACTGTTGGATTGGATAAGAGCGTTATCCAAGGGGCCCATGGTGTTTCTCTAATGGCGGATGTTGAGCTTGATCAGTTTCCAGAAGATGCGGATGCTGTCATCATTCCCGGGGGAATGCCAGGGTCCGCTCACATCGCAGCCAACGACCATGTTGTGAACCTGATTCGGGGGTTCCATAAAGAAGGAAAGCTGGTTGCAGCCCTTTGCGCCGCTCCGGCCCTTGTTTTAGGAGGGGCTGGAATCCTTGAAAAGAGCCGTTATACATGCTATCCCGGTTTTCAGGATAAGGCGGGACCTTATGGAGACTATTCAACGGACAGAGTCGTCTGTGATAAGAATATCATTACCGGTTGTGGCGTTGGTGGAGCTGCTGAATTTTCAGCAGAGGTCATTGCATATCTGAGCAGTCGTGAAAAGGCAGATGAAGTGATGAAGTCGACTCTTCAAGCGGGATATTGA
- a CDS encoding indolepyruvate ferredoxin oxidoreductase subunit alpha, translating to MAYVIKAEDCVNCGACEGECPVEAISEKDDARVIDADLCTSCGACADVCPTECILEG from the coding sequence ATGGCCTATGTAATTAAAGCCGAAGATTGTGTAAACTGCGGCGCCTGTGAAGGTGAATGTCCTGTTGAAGCAATCAGCGAAAAAGATGATGCCAGAGTCATCGATGCAGATCTGTGTACCAGCTGCGGTGCTTGTGCAGATGTTTGCCCCACAGAATGTATTCTGGAAGGTTAA
- a CDS encoding GNAT family N-acetyltransferase, translated as MSYIESVLILAYPVVMNDKNIEIRQAFWESDLKYIQDVRTRVFVQEQGVPIELECDGNDPQMTHVLAFVNSHAAGTARMSPQGHIGRVAVLYEYRKNNIGTLLMEALENLAVSFSMDEVSLNAQTQAMGFYKSCGYKEEGEIFEEAGISHIHMKKKIVKTY; from the coding sequence ATGAGTTATATTGAATCAGTTTTGATTCTGGCATATCCTGTTGTTATGAATGATAAGAACATCGAAATTAGGCAGGCATTTTGGGAATCAGATCTGAAGTACATTCAAGATGTAAGGACCCGTGTCTTTGTACAGGAACAGGGTGTACCCATCGAACTTGAATGTGATGGGAATGATCCACAGATGACCCATGTTCTTGCCTTTGTAAACTCACATGCGGCCGGAACAGCACGCATGAGCCCACAAGGCCATATAGGCAGAGTCGCCGTACTTTATGAATACAGAAAAAATAATATTGGTACCCTTTTAATGGAAGCCTTGGAGAATTTGGCCGTCTCGTTCTCCATGGATGAGGTCAGTTTGAATGCACAGACCCAGGCAATGGGCTTTTATAAGAGTTGTGGATACAAAGAAGAAGGTGAAATATTCGAAGAAGCCGGAATATCTCACATTCATATGAAGAAAAAGATCGTCAAAACCTATTGA
- a CDS encoding amino acid--tRNA ligase-related protein produces MVVEIIKKCSSIKKEIRNFFDSRGFLEVETPLLSPHLIPESSIENFKTDLISPYKGNSPLFLTPSPEIWMKQLLARGSGDIYQICKSFRNSEQISAIHNPEFTMLEWYKTGITSDANIKICEDLIDSISLSETPQKCRPPFRVMTMEEAFRELGGFSLEENLDSESLLGLLSDHNIPGSSNDSWEVLFHKLFLTLIEPELPTEKPLVLKNYPSRLSTLAADVTGTPWSDRWELYINGIEIANCYTEETDLKKMQNYYQNETSIKAAEAVIPVVSSEKWLAGMAGFPSCSGSAIGVDRLLAALLGMKGIQGVILFPLDDILL; encoded by the coding sequence ATGGTCGTAGAAATAATTAAAAAGTGCAGTTCCATAAAGAAAGAAATAAGAAATTTCTTTGACTCCAGGGGATTCCTGGAAGTAGAAACACCACTGCTCTCTCCTCATCTGATTCCGGAATCTTCAATTGAAAACTTCAAAACCGATCTCATTAGCCCTTATAAAGGAAATTCGCCTCTTTTCCTAACACCCTCACCAGAGATATGGATGAAACAGCTTCTGGCAAGGGGTTCGGGAGATATTTATCAAATCTGTAAAAGCTTTAGAAACAGCGAACAGATCAGTGCCATTCATAATCCTGAGTTTACAATGCTTGAATGGTACAAGACAGGAATTACATCCGATGCAAATATAAAGATATGTGAAGACCTCATCGATTCGATCAGTCTTTCCGAAACTCCTCAAAAATGCAGACCTCCATTCCGGGTAATGACGATGGAAGAGGCTTTTAGAGAACTGGGTGGGTTTTCATTAGAGGAGAATCTGGATAGTGAATCCTTGTTAGGACTCTTATCCGACCATAATATTCCAGGAAGCTCCAATGACAGCTGGGAAGTTCTTTTTCATAAATTGTTTCTAACACTAATAGAACCCGAATTACCAACAGAAAAACCTCTCGTGCTGAAAAATTATCCCTCTCGTCTTTCTACACTTGCTGCGGATGTGACCGGAACTCCCTGGTCGGACCGTTGGGAGCTGTATATAAATGGAATAGAGATCGCAAACTGTTATACTGAAGAGACAGATCTTAAAAAAATGCAGAATTACTATCAGAATGAAACTTCAATAAAGGCTGCAGAGGCGGTGATTCCTGTGGTTTCTTCAGAAAAATGGTTAGCTGGCATGGCCGGATTCCCTTCTTGTTCTGGATCAGCAATCGGTGTAGACAGACTTCTCGCTGCACTTCTGGGGATGAAGGGCATTCAGGGGGTGATTTTATTTCCCCTTGATGATATACTCCTCTGA
- a CDS encoding AMP-dependent synthetase/ligase has product MESTIMKQLQKVVKTFPDQCAQLSKDADGVFQETDYKTFYREVQFCAAGFQSIGIQRGDTVGIIADNRKEWLICDMGLLSLGANDAPRGCDINSKILAHIVSIPQCGTVILENSMQLDKVLEVQDELPELKKIIMIEPGDAESRSKASRFTLYQYSDLMKTGEEIIQSQPDLIEKEIALGQEDDIATIIFTSGTTGIPKGVMLTNKSYIYQSEAMLDSIPVSENDTWLTILPVWHSFERIIQYVSCLNGACLAYSKPVGKTLLMDLQAVKPTLMTAVPRLWEALYAGVLRNIKEKGEKAEKLFRFFLKKAIQDEHYRCVIEDRYPDYTGQSTALKKIAAHTGRLATRPLRTLGDKILFSKIIDKMFPCLRAGISGGGALQRDVDNFFAGVGVKVLEGYGLTESGPVISVRKESHPVVNTVGPAFIGTEIKVLDKNGAEVKSGERGVLHVRGPQVMKGYYGNQELTDTVLTSDGWLDTGDIAIISLNNEITLVGRAKDTIVLLGGENVEPVPLESKIKESPYIDNAVVLGQDKKYLSAIIIPNFDTMEEYAKKNNIMYENRTLLGDVPELKELINQEIADLVCPANGFSSFERIYQFSILHNSFEVGKELSAKMELLRPKIYDLYKAEIDSLLSR; this is encoded by the coding sequence TTGGAATCTACAATAATGAAACAACTGCAGAAGGTTGTGAAAACTTTTCCCGATCAGTGTGCCCAGCTCAGTAAAGATGCGGATGGTGTCTTTCAAGAAACAGATTATAAAACGTTTTATAGGGAAGTTCAGTTTTGCGCCGCTGGCTTTCAGTCTATAGGAATTCAAAGAGGAGACACTGTCGGGATCATTGCAGATAACAGAAAGGAGTGGCTTATCTGTGATATGGGTCTTCTTTCTCTGGGTGCCAATGATGCTCCCCGTGGCTGTGATATCAATTCTAAGATTTTGGCACATATAGTGAGTATTCCCCAATGTGGCACTGTCATATTGGAAAACAGCATGCAGTTGGATAAAGTTCTTGAAGTACAGGATGAACTGCCTGAGTTAAAAAAGATTATCATGATAGAACCGGGGGATGCAGAAAGTCGTTCCAAAGCGTCCCGATTCACACTCTATCAATACTCAGACTTGATGAAAACAGGTGAAGAAATCATTCAATCCCAACCGGATTTAATCGAGAAAGAGATAGCATTGGGACAAGAGGATGATATAGCTACTATCATTTTTACATCGGGAACGACAGGAATACCTAAAGGGGTTATGCTGACAAACAAGAGTTATATCTATCAGTCAGAAGCCATGTTGGATTCAATTCCAGTCTCCGAAAATGACACATGGTTGACAATTTTGCCTGTTTGGCACTCTTTTGAGAGGATTATCCAGTATGTCTCTTGCCTGAACGGAGCCTGTCTCGCCTATTCCAAACCCGTTGGAAAAACACTCCTTATGGATCTTCAAGCTGTAAAACCTACTCTTATGACGGCAGTACCGCGTCTCTGGGAAGCCTTATATGCGGGAGTCCTCAGGAATATAAAAGAGAAGGGAGAAAAGGCTGAAAAACTATTCCGATTTTTTCTTAAAAAAGCCATTCAGGATGAACATTATCGCTGTGTGATTGAAGATCGGTATCCAGATTATACTGGGCAGAGTACTGCTCTTAAGAAAATCGCTGCCCATACAGGACGGCTTGCTACCCGTCCTCTCAGGACTCTCGGTGATAAAATCCTCTTCAGTAAGATTATTGATAAAATGTTTCCATGTCTGAGAGCCGGAATTTCGGGTGGAGGGGCGCTCCAAAGAGATGTCGATAACTTTTTTGCTGGGGTTGGTGTAAAAGTCCTTGAAGGATACGGCCTCACTGAATCAGGACCTGTTATCTCGGTTCGGAAAGAGTCCCATCCTGTCGTCAACACTGTCGGTCCCGCCTTTATCGGAACAGAAATCAAGGTTTTAGATAAAAATGGTGCTGAAGTGAAGTCTGGAGAACGAGGAGTCCTCCATGTTCGGGGACCACAGGTGATGAAAGGGTATTACGGAAATCAGGAGTTGACAGATACGGTTCTGACATCTGATGGATGGCTCGATACGGGAGATATCGCAATTATTTCGTTGAATAATGAAATAACCTTAGTAGGGCGTGCCAAAGATACCATTGTTCTTTTGGGTGGTGAAAATGTTGAGCCTGTTCCTCTTGAATCAAAAATTAAAGAGTCTCCCTATATCGATAATGCAGTGGTATTGGGTCAGGATAAAAAATATTTGTCGGCAATCATCATACCCAATTTTGATACAATGGAAGAATATGCAAAAAAGAACAACATCATGTACGAGAACAGAACATTACTTGGAGATGTTCCTGAATTGAAGGAACTCATAAATCAGGAAATTGCCGATCTAGTCTGTCCTGCCAACGGGTTTTCAAGCTTTGAAAGGATTTATCAATTCAGTATTCTTCACAATAGTTTTGAAGTAGGGAAAGAACTCTCTGCAAAGATGGAACTTTTAAGACCCAAGATATATGATTTATATAAGGCAGAGATTGATAGTCTTTTGAGCCGATAA
- a CDS encoding TIGR00300 family protein, producing the protein MNNMTIIIEGHLIDSGLLSNLLNLIVDENLDYHIDKITVGKTKVETTRAEITIFAEDQESLELVLTKVSPLGAHEKGAVDAVFERAIKDAHAPEGFYSSTNHRTEIYFGSKWNPVQSQRMDAVIIKKDHGFECTKIRDIKKGDFILCGSESVRVYPPAAEMKEDDFAFMTNEVSSERSYDIAVDTIARELKQIKEDGGKCIVVCGPVVVHTGGAPALSALIREGYIQGFLGGNAVAVHDLESFYYGTSLGVDTKTGKPTHGGHNHHMRAINRINGFGSIKKAMEAGDLKEGLMYQVEKSKIPYCLAGSIRDDGPLPETVNDMIEAQSQYAQIIKGADMILMLSSMLHSIGTGNMTPSWVKTVCIDINPAVVTKLADRGSGQAIGIVSDVGLFLNALAGRLNLKL; encoded by the coding sequence ATGAATAATATGACAATCATCATAGAAGGACATCTCATTGATTCAGGCTTGTTATCCAATCTATTAAATTTAATTGTCGATGAGAACCTGGACTATCATATCGATAAAATCACGGTGGGCAAAACTAAAGTCGAGACTACCAGGGCGGAGATTACAATCTTTGCTGAGGATCAGGAATCTCTTGAGCTAGTCTTAACCAAAGTGTCTCCTCTGGGAGCCCATGAAAAGGGAGCCGTAGATGCTGTTTTTGAGAGGGCAATCAAGGATGCGCATGCGCCGGAAGGCTTCTATTCTTCAACTAATCATAGAACAGAAATCTATTTCGGCTCAAAGTGGAATCCAGTTCAGTCTCAAAGAATGGATGCTGTAATCATCAAAAAAGATCATGGTTTTGAATGTACAAAAATCAGGGATATCAAAAAAGGGGATTTCATTCTCTGCGGAAGTGAGTCTGTGAGAGTGTATCCTCCTGCTGCTGAAATGAAGGAAGATGATTTTGCCTTCATGACCAATGAGGTTTCCTCGGAACGGAGCTATGACATTGCCGTTGATACCATAGCTCGTGAGTTGAAACAGATCAAAGAGGATGGCGGAAAATGCATTGTTGTCTGCGGTCCTGTTGTGGTTCATACAGGAGGAGCTCCGGCGCTGTCTGCGTTAATCCGTGAGGGATACATCCAGGGGTTCCTGGGGGGGAACGCCGTGGCCGTCCACGATCTGGAATCCTTCTATTATGGCACTTCTTTAGGCGTGGATACGAAGACAGGAAAACCCACACATGGCGGTCATAACCATCATATGAGGGCCATAAATAGGATCAATGGATTTGGATCAATCAAGAAGGCTATGGAAGCAGGGGATTTAAAAGAGGGGCTGATGTATCAGGTTGAAAAGTCAAAGATTCCCTACTGCCTTGCAGGCTCTATCAGAGATGACGGCCCCTTGCCCGAAACAGTCAATGATATGATTGAGGCTCAATCCCAGTATGCACAGATTATCAAGGGGGCAGACATGATTTTGATGCTCTCTTCCATGTTGCATTCCATAGGAACCGGAAATATGACGCCATCCTGGGTCAAGACAGTCTGTATCGATATTAACCCTGCAGTTGTGACCAAGCTGGCAGACCGGGGTAGTGGGCAAGCCATAGGGATTGTCAGTGATGTAGGCCTTTTTCTGAATGCCCTAGCCGGTAGATTAAATCTTAAATTATAA